The Nomia melanderi isolate GNS246 chromosome 6, iyNomMela1, whole genome shotgun sequence genomic sequence ATACCGTTATCAAACGCGGCTCTCCACGCCACcgagaataaataaatgcaacCTACTTAAAGTATCCTCGTCATCTGTTGCAACCGTGTCCGAGAGATCCTACTTCGAGTCGGCCGGCCAAAGAGAAAACGCGTGATTTTTCCCGTGGCCACGACGTCGTATCGAATACGCTGGTTCCGCGTGTTTTACCGGGATTTCGCTGTCAAATATTAATCGAATATATCGAAGGCATTCGGCGCTAGACGTTCTTACTGTTACACCGGACATGTACGGAGCGAGCTGACGGAGAGGGCAAATAGAGCAGATCGGCGAGGAATATCTATTACGGACTCGTTTATTGACGCCACCATCGCGAGGAAAGTCACGTTTACATTGTAATACACGGCCGTGCACGCCGCGCTCGTAACGTACGCGCAATACTTAACGGGTTTCGGGGACGTTAATGCAgatcaataatttcgaaacttCAACGCTCGCCGCTCTCGCGGgaagagatagaaagagagagagagagagagagggactcGTAATCAGGATATAGAAAGCCTGGGATTTATGGCCGTCGAGTTTCCTGAACGATCTATCAATTAAATTGATAGAGTTATCTACCTTCGACGTCGTGTTcggagataaaaagaaaaaacaatatgCCCGTCTGCGGTGGCGTACGTGATCTATAAGAGAAACAGATAAACGAAACGTCGCGTGTAAAAATACTCGACGCGGCCAGTCCTTGAATTTCCCGTAGGATCTATCAATTGAATTGATCGCCGGTTGCGATTCGAAGGTGAAAGTTGATAGGACGGTTCACGGTGCATTACGATCGACCGGAAAAGGATAATTTACACGGTGGTTAACAACAAGCCGGTTAATAAAACCGAGTGCACCATTGACTCACAAACCCAGCGACCTTAATTTTCGGACTAGGTTGACGCGAACTGTCTGCGCATTGTGCGTAGATTCTACAGGCCAGCTCAAGCGTCGACCACGGGCCCCGAAATGCGTTTAGGATTCGCCGGCAACTGACGTTTAAAAGCCGGAGGCACGTGGTCTCGCGACCGGACATAAATGGCCGACTTCCTTCCGTTAAAATTCGTCGGAGCATGTCTAATGTCAGCGGGCCGTGTGGTCGTGAATCGCTTACCAAATGGACCCTGCGGATCGTTGGATGCGCCGGGAGAACGATCATCGTCCATATATTTTGGAATCGTTATTATTAACCGAAGAAGATTGCGTAAAAACATCTGAAGATGGAAATTCCATGTTTTTAATTGATTCTTAGGTAATTTTTCAggatttctattgattaaggACAGTTTATAGAAGAATAAGTAAGCGgagtattttagaattttggCCGGTGTAATTTATGACTCAAACGAAGCTGTTTTGGAGGTGCCGCTGCTTCTAGTGACTAATATTTACAGATGCGCAGCAGGCACGGTGAGACAAACAATCTTAGTCGGAGTAAACATAGGGTGCTCTAAGGATATTTTTGAACTGTATCTAAATGTCGAAGCGGGAAGTCTGTAACtaaatattcagtaaaataGATTGAAATAACGAATTCTTAATCGTCTAAGGAAACTCTTATACAATATTCGAAGCTTGAAAAGCATCCCCTAAGAAGTACTGTTAAAACACGAAACCTTCGAGTTAGACACATCGACACCAAGGAAACGAGAGTGTCGCGAAGCTGAACTAAATCAGGAACGCTGTTTTTCTCGAAAGTGCATTTCTTAAAGCGGCGGTCGTGATTTCCCCGAAACGATTAGAGATATCGATCTGAACCTTTTACGGCGCACGCATGCAACGTTCTACCTATCCTCGCAACTAAAATACCTCACACGCATTTCTTTCTCTCAATTCAGCTACAAGAGAAACACGAAATCGCTGAAATTGAAGTTTCCTCGAACCCTCTCTGCACCATTACATCACGCAACGAGACGAAATAAAATTACGGGAAGGGAATATCCCATCATTCGCCTAATGCTCATAGCCACATGTGAATGAATTATTCCTCCCTTTCCATTTCCACAGAAATAATTCCGAAGATATTCTAGCTTCCAGTCCTACAAAACAGAATAGCCAACTAATACCAAGTGTAATGCACCACGATGTGCGCGAATAAATCCCGTCCCACCGCGGCCATCATCAACCCCGCTATCAGCGGGCTGCATTGAGAGGCGCGGCACACACCTCAGACACCTCGGCAGCATCGAGGAAATAAACAAACGAGTAAACGTCCGCGGAATGAATCTGCCATACGCAAGCTCGGAATCGCGTATTCACCGGCATCGTTGTCGTACAGCGAGAGAACAACGACGCCGTCGAAGCTTATTCAAACGGCGCACGAATAAAATACTGAAGCGTAGGCATATTGATCCGCGCCGGTCTGCGGAAGATCGCTATCATCGCGATGCTTCTAGAATATCGGCGAAACGGGGGAACTCCTTGGCCGCGGCCGAATGGATTAAACGCGGACATCAACCGAACAACGTCGAGAAGAATTGAAGTGGCAGTCACGCGATGGCTGGCCGCGCCCCGGCTTCTTCGCCGATTCACGCCGAAATGGATTGCTCGATGGCCCAGATACAAAAGATCCCAGTCGCGCTCGTGACTTTCAACTCGCGTATTAACACTTTAACACCTGGATCGCGCGCTTTCGTTCCGCGAAGTCGAAGTAAAGATTTCCTTTCCCTGCGAGGTTCTGTTCATTCATTACCAGGCgaaatcgaatatttcgaatGCAACGATACTGCGTATACCTTTTGTAATTAATTCGTTTTCAGCGTACCGAAACAGAGTGAATTTCCAGTGAACGATTCCATGAAACGTCGTTTGGCGTATGTATTTTATACCCTGAAATTACTGGGTGTTTTATTAACGCGTTAACTTCCATGGCAGTCGCCGATAACGCTTCTGAGAAGATAATTGAtggcgaataaaaatgtttaataacgtgagTTGATGATCGTGTAATGCAAGGGTCGCGGTACCAATTAATCGACGATTATTCCTGTTTATCTTCGCTACGAAGGAACATGTGTTGCGCGGAACGCTCAAGATTTTCGTAGCAGTTATCGTGTTCAAGTCGGACCCCTGCCCACGGGAAAATATGTTCTAATAGAGACGTGCAGGGGAACTGGTTCGACGCGCGGTGCGCGTGTCAGGACGCGCGCAGCATAATACTCGCGACGCATGTAACCGAGTTAATCGCATTACGGCGGCGGGGACGATCAGAAATCCCCGATTGATCGGCGCAGGACACACGATCGTACCCGCGGATAATCGGCCGCTGCCTACgtaattttcccggcgaaaTAATGTTCCTCCGGCGAAAAAGGAATTACCATTAAGCGATCGAAAGATGCGCGCGGTCCGTGGCGGCCGGCGCGAGCGCAGCCACGCGGTTGCACGCTGCCAGCCAGTAGATGGCTTTGGTTCAACGATAATAGGCCGGATCGAGCTAACGACTCGTCCGTTGATCTACATACGCGTAGCTTCGTCCCCAAGTGACTCGAGTTCGGGTTCAGGTTGAATTTCGTTGCTGATTTTCTACCGATCAACACGGAGGGTGGTAATTTGTTCTGGACAAATTGCGCGTCCTCGACGAGATCGGTATTTGTAAAGAAACAGATCCTACTTGTGGAATGGGATCGGCGATGCGAGTTCCAAATCGAATTTCTGTACTCGCATCGCTTGGGATATGATGAACGATAAATTGCACCAATCCTCGAAATAAGAGTGGGTGGTGGCTAATATTGCACTGAGTGATTCCGAATGCAGATTCGTTACTATGAATTACGAAGTATACACTACTGTACAGACTGATCCATTCTGAAGGTATTTAACCGAAGTCGGTATAACCACTCGAAGTAGCGATCACCGATAAAAATGACACCGAAGATAAAAATAACGTAAACTACAGCGCACAGGTTAAAATAAGATATACAGATAGTAAATATCATACTTTAatcgcaattattaaagataaataacGGAACGGCAAACTCAAAAATAACAGACTGCCCAAGGTCGTCTGAACGACTTTAAATACtgataataacaatttttaaacattccatCGTCTCGATAACGTACATAAGGTCGCACCGCGATCGTTCCACAATGTCACCGGGAAATTCGACGCATGCAACGTCCTGTATACGAAACCACGACGACCGTTCGCCAAATGCGGTTTCCCGATAACGATGCGGACGAGATCGAACGAACCCGGCGACCATCATCGTCCGATTGTTTTTGTCCAAGTTCCAGTCGGTACCATTCTAGGAATCAAATAAAACGTGTCCACGGATAATAATACGCCCGCCGGCGAGGAGCAAGTTTcacgcggcgcacaatggcaGGAGAACGTGGCACCATCAAGTGGCAATCGATTACCGGGCCGATATTCTCTTTTACCGGCGACGATCTATCGCGATAGAACGCGTGTATTTATTGTCTGGCGAGTAGCGGCGGACACGTTGCACCTCCCCCGTGCAGGTCCACCACGGGACCCGGTGGTGCTCGAATACAACGTTCGAATGCCACCGATCGGGAATCCGTGGGTAACGCATACGCGAGcacatgcgcgcgcgcgcgcacgcgtgtgctctctttctctctcgttttctctctctctctctctttctctctttctttctctcccttcccCGTGGACGTCTTCGTCGTCTCTATCTCTGTCTCTCGGTAGTATACGAATATATCTATACGGCAGCCGGAGCGTAGGTGTTAGACGAATCAGCCGGCAGTAaattcgcggcaagagataacggTAATCTCGGGCGAGGGATTACTTGAGCGACGGTGCGAATTGCAAGGCCGTCAATGTATGACCTTAATGAGTAACGAGCATAGCGCTTAGGCGGACACACAACGAGAAGAGAACAAGCACGGTGTGTGTGGTTCTGTCTGCTGGTCGGTCGCACGTACTACACGCACGCTGCGCGAAGGGTGTCGTGCAGCAGAGCGTGTTCACGTAGCCCTGTCAAAAAGGTGGCATGTTTGGCACTGCTCGGTTGTGACGTCTCGTTGACAGGCGTGTCCCTGTCAACGGGGGTCAGGTTAACCAGCCGCGATCACCGTGAACGTTGCGACAGACACGGAAAACGAGCCCGATTCGTTGGTACATTCGCGACGATTTTCGCGATCGTTCCTCCTTGGGGCACTGTACGTGCAGATGGCGTGATTTTTATGGCAATTACGGATCAGACCGGCCGTTCCTCTACACCAACGATCTCGCCATGATCCGTAGCACGATATCGTACCGCAATCACGACAAGTAAATCGAAGAACCGCAATAAATACCTCGCTTTTCGACGAGCTCCGAAATCTCCTCCTTGTTGTCGGCCATCTTAGCACCAGTCACTGGTCACAATGCACGCTGGGTAAAAACAAACGAGCACCACCACGGCGCCACGATTGGTGGTTCAGCGCCACCTGTACGTTGAATTTCAAGTCTGCCCGCCGGTGACGTTGGTCAGGGACGTCTCGGTGGTTCAGATAATAAAGGCACCGATGGGATCCATTGTAATTATCTTCATACGCGTGGAAAATAATGGGATTCTGTTTTggattttgtaattgttattctTTTATGTCATGttggaataaatgaaaaattgttgattgaataatattgatgtaGATAGATGTTGCGAGTATACGTAGGTTAcgatgttattttaaatatgaaattttaatgaatcgttAGGGTAGTCTTAAAGCGAATGTAACAGATCAAAATTGCCAGATAGAACTGTGTAAGTAACTATCCACTGAAGGATGCGGCTAGATTTCGTTTGACACACTTTCATATGCCGTTACTGGCACACGTCGTCACCACATCGGCTGCTAACTTATTTCCGTTATATAGGCCCGTGGCGGCAGTCTTCGTTCAGTTTTCCTTAAGTTTGGACGTAATTTCTAACACGATTTCAACATGAGTGCAAGTGACGTTGTGATTGTATCGGCAGTTCGAACACCCATAGGTATAAATTTATATCTTATATAGTAAAATCTTCTGATAAgtgaaaattattacattcattcCATGACATACTACTAACCCATTTTAAATAACATCATATaaacaatcaaattttcaatttaaaatatactctgtGTTAAACTTAATGGACCTAATATATATTGACAATCAGTAagatttgaatttcttttactAATCAATGAGTTGTAAattcagaaatttcatttttatagacTTAGAAATGTGTATTCATATAGACTTTATAAAAGAGGTCCTGAAGATCTTGATGGCACTTTCACTTACTTAACAACCAACTATAACTAAGAAAAACTTGTTAAATTCTAATCAGAATGTATTGTTATTGCATATAGTGTTctacgtatatattttaataaatacagaatcaaattaataagtatttaaatatcatatttaataattaatcatcatttcaaatttctttaaactGTATTTGTTGTAGGATCATTTTGTGGATCCTTATCTTCAATGAAAGCATCAGATTTGGGGTCTATCGTTATTAAAGAAAGTTTAGCAAGAGCTAATATTAATCCCAGTGAAGTTTCTGAAGTCATTTTAGGACAGGTAATCTAAACTCAtagtttattattcattaaagcAATGTATTCAAATTATTGCATACAATAGATAGCTTAATGAAATAtggtaatttttttatatttaatgggTAAGATTGAAGAAGTTCATAATTTCCATAAAGTATAAAAGATATACATGAATTATACAGATAACATACATAAGTAATttgttatataacaataattatgtttaaatGCTATAATGCATGCAAACAATTGTATTTTAGGTATTAACTGCAGGGCAAGGTCAGAACCCAGCAAGGCAAGCATCTATCAATGCTGGAATTCCTGTATCTGTACCTGctcatttaattaatatgcTATGTGGATCCGGTTTAAagtaaatactgaatttttgttttgtaaaaacttTACAGCGTCAATGCTACTCTTATCGCAGCCAagcttttaaatttaaatttgtttgcaCATTGGTATTCAGTATGTCTTCTACAAAGAATATATGTCTTTTTTAGAGCAGTTATCAATGGTTTTTTAGCCATAAAAGCTGGTGAAAGCCAGATAGTTGTAGCTGGTGGTCAGGAAAACATGAGTCAAGCTCCACATACAGCATACTTCAGAAATGGTATTAAAATGGGGGAGTGTACTTTCTCTGATTCTTTAATATCAGATGGCTTAACAGATGTATTCCATGGTGTTCATATGGGAGTAACAGGTACAAAAACCACATTCCAAttcatatacattttatattcatttgaatTCCTGTAACATTATATGCATTACATAAGTGtatttatcaatgtattatatcATTTACAGCTGAAAATATTGCTAAAGACTTCAAGATAAGTAGGGAAGAACAAGATGAATATGCAGCTAAATCTCAGCAAAAAGTGCAAGTTGCAATAACTACAGGATAtttcaataaagaaattatCCCTATCAAAGTGCCCACTAGAAAAGGACCTATTATAGTATCTAAAGATGAATTTCCTAAGTTTGAAACAACTACTGAAacacttaaaaaattaaaacctGCCTTTACAAAGGTATAGCATtcccttttttcaataaattgaattatttaataatatagtaattattttaatttttgtataattagaCTGATGGTACTGTCACTGCTGGCAATGCTTCTGGAATAAATGATGGGGCAGCAGCAGTAATACTTATGTCAGCAGCAACTGCAGTGAAAAAAGGACTCACTCCATTAGGCACAATAGTTGCAGTAGCTCAAACAGGAGTGGAACCAAGAGTTATGGGCACAGGTCCTATTCCAGCAGTAGAGATAGTGGTTAGTAGATACAATAATTTTGCCAATATGTATGAACaatttgtattttcaaaattatgttataatgtaatgctaaataaatatttcagctGAAAAAGGCGAATTGGACAAAGGAAGAGGTGGATTTGTATGAATTAAATGAAGCTTTTGCATCACAAGCAATCGCATGTGTCAGAACACTGAACTTGGATACCTCTAAAGTTAATATATCTGGGGGAGCCATTGCTTTAGGTCATCCTATTGGTGCATCAGGTACATAAAACATGTTAATAAACAGATTATATTAATACTTGTACTATATCTGAAATATCATTTCTCAGGCACTAGAGTTTTAGTAACTTTGTTACATGCCTTGGAAAGGACTGGAGGCAAGAAAGGTGTTGCAGCTTTATGTATTGGTGGTGGAATGGGAATCGCTATAGCTGTTCAAAGGAAATAATGAACACTTAAGTCAATTAGAAGTATTTATACTGCAAAGGTTGAAGTTTGTTGGTGCTTAACTGTTTTGTCAATAACTGGGTACCTAGACATCTACTTTCAccttccatttaaaaaaattgcaaaacTACATTTTTAATTCTGTGGATAATATTGCATTGATTCGTATTTACTGCATAAAAATATAcgctgaaaattataaatatgaagaCTTCAAGCTCGTAACAAATAATAGAGATAACTGGGTACCCGTATTGCGAAAATTGTAGTTTAATAGCGAAAATAGAAAGAGTAGGAAAATTTTATGGGCAACCaacacaaaatataaattacttgattagtttatttattaatttataataatagacATTCTTTAAACATTCTCGTAACTTTGACGCATTTTTTGACACTTTCCAGTTGGtacatttgtaaaaaaatgCCTTGTTATGTATGTGTTTAACAACCAATTTCTTATAATTGGAAAACACAACACTTCTACTAGATGATATAAGTATATGAcgataatttgttttattttgtagaaGGCTATTActttcgatatatatatataatataaggaACAAAAGCAGCAGTATCTGATATATTACTGAAGGAAAATACTAATGAACATTCATTTGTTCGCGTATTTGTGCTACATTGACTGACCACTTTGGTGCCTTGTATTTTCATTAGATTTTAGTTCACTATAAAATCCAATTATTTCTAGTTTATCTTTTAGTCCTGAAACTGCGGCATGACTATGTATCGTGGATATCTTAGCAGCCTTGTCCTTTTTTGGTACATAAGTACTTATCTGTTCATTTTGATAAAAGCCGATTAACGTAGAAAATTCTTTATGTGAATTGATTCTCATACTTTATGCcatattttgttggttttaatgaaatatagtatGTACGTTTTGTTCTATCTTTATAAAGGAGAAGTTATTTATCTATCGTAAGATCGACAGCAGGATTACATActttattcaatttgaatttaatacaaTCTATATGTCACATATAGAATCTGCTTTGTAACTAACCATCGTACACGAGTATTCGTACCGTTAGAACGAATAAATTGTTCAATACTGGATCGATTAATCGATTTACGTTCATGGTCATAGGGGTACGTCAgttgtttaaagaaaatttattatccgTATCATGAACTAACTTCTACTTGTAAACATACAATATTCCTGGTTATTATcctttattcgaatattttattatagtatttcttGTAAAAAGTTAAAACTTTTCTATTGACAATTTGTTGAATAGTCAAATTTTGGTACAGAATATACAGACATAGGTATGATTGTGTACTACatgaatgtatttataattacatttatacaaaattttgtgcaatgtatatttatagagaaattatttttatacatcaaagatgaaactgtaaataaataaaatgatatctataaaattatacaaaaatacagaTCCTctcattattcaatttttttcagttttcctCTTCGTAGAATCTTTAtctgttctttttctttcatccaAGATTTTCTCCATTGCAGCAAGTCCCTCTCTTTGGGTTCGTTCAGTGCGTATGCTTCTAAACGTGCGTTTAGTATAGTGTACATTTCTCTTGTTGCTTATTAAATGTTGTATGTTTTCTTTGATAGCTGGTATAATACGTATCttaaattaagaatatattataaatatgacaAGCATATGttcatattacaaatatttaatgcattaatgattgatatttacattttatacaagttgataaaaataatattataatattattattaaattattaacttattaatggttaacttatttaaaattttaaaatgttgaTATACTAAGTGGAATAGCTGGATAATATCCATCATATTCCTTTCCATGCTTATTAAAACACGAATAAAGTTCTTCTAATGGTTGTTGAGCAATTACATCTATTTCTGgtatacataattttgtatgtttctTTATAATGAAGCCCCAAAATGAATCTGTACTAATATCACAATCTTTCAAACAGAAATAAGAACCCCAAAgtgttgaatttaatattttttcatctgGATGTGACAATCCTTGATGAACCATTCCTTCTGACATTTGTTCCTCAATTACAGCTATTGTATCACATTGTATACATGCATTGGGCACATAGATATCTTGTATAAGATTATCTCCAACATACATACAACGAGGATTATTTTGTTTTGATACATGTCCAAGGAATTCAACAAGTCCTTTCCAATTGCCTTGACTGTATATCCCACCCTGTTTTAAATCTTTAGTCTCTACTATGTCACCTTCTTGATTATTTACAACTTGTAAAAATGGCTCTTCACAGGTGAAAAAACCTGGCTTTCTCgcataacaaataataatatcaaatagaGATTTCCAATCTGTTCCAAAAGCATATGAAGCGGTACATTCAACAAAATCAATATTTGATCCCGTAATGAGAAATGTAACACGAtgttttttcaattctttaagCCATGATATAGTTTCTGGACTACATTTACGTATATATTTTGCAGGATCTGATTTTATACTAGGGAAGAAGTAACCCCTATCTAGTTTAAAATGATCCCTATTATACATTTCAATTAATCCATCTAATATATCAGGCCAAACATTATATGTATTTAAAGGTCCTCCATTCTCTTTGTCAAGAGTGTCTATTAATCTGGCAAAAATGAGAGATgtcgaaatatcaaagtaatctAACAAGCTTCTCATTTTCATTGATATAGGACCATTCCATGTTGACAACATGTCATGACAAAAGGCATCAGTAGCTTCCCATTTTTGGTTGGgatatatttctttaatctttGCAATGCTTAATAAATGTGTTCCATGACATGCCCTTTGAATTAAACCTTCAGGACTTATTCGAAGAATATTTCCTCTCTCAAAGTCTAAAAATAATCCTTTCTGCATGAAATCTAAGTCTTTATCTTCCAAagattttgataaatattttccattatattGTTTCTCTGTTATTAAATATGTGGCCAAAGTTTCATATACCAATGGCACCAAATTTGTTACATTATAACGTAACAGTGTGTTATCTAAATCAAACCCAATGCAATCGTAATCAAGAAACTTAAACATATTCATTTTCACATTCATAGATGGAAAAAGTGACACTGttgtacaaaaatgtttaacacttaTATAAGGTGTGAAAAAACAAGAAGGTTTGTttaattttactattgtttCAAGATTAGTAGATCCTACTTGAAGATAAATCAGTAAAGGCTTATGTAGTAAACGTAAACTTTTTatcatatttgaaaaaaaacttTATGAAGGGAATAATTCAAATgggtaaaaattaatatatattttatttatagataattttaatatgagTGTTtgtttgataataaatatattgtcaaTGTTAAGATCAAATTTTAATCAACTGTTGTATAGACAACTTACAAGGTCAAAAATACCTAGAAGTAACAGTTATGTAAATAGAAactttcttatttcttttaagGGTTATTTTTTAGAATCTATTTAACATTGTTTCTATCTAAAATATAACCTGATATTATATAAGATTATGATATtatgtagaaatataaaaaaaatgtttattttttaaaatcttacTTTTGGTGGAATATGAACGTAGCGAATGTTTCTTGCCTGAACGAAGAACATATCATAATTGTAAGAATCTCCTCTAGGATCAGTGAAAACACAATCCTTCATTACAATGTTCATGAAACTGTGACAACGGGACAAAatcttaaataatattgtaccaATAATGATGACAACAAAAACATTCGAAGGAAAGTTACTTACGCGTCTGAATGCTCTATAGTTCCATAAACTGATGCTTCGTTCCGAAGGTCCACGGTTGTTTTCTCATTTTCAACAgcttttaataaaattgcaagGCTGTTGAACAAGTTAAATCTTTCTCCGCTTGATTCCTGATTCATTCTACACCGGTAATCAAAATACTTGTCAACACTTCCTAACTACGCGAAATGAATCTGAGAGATCTCTCTTATGTCATGATAGTTTATGGATAGTATACATTATTGCATTCATATCCTGCGTGTaccatttattacaaatatcaataaatgaTTCGctcatttattgtattttatatcttaCTCTGAAATTATGGTTTTCAATGATAACAGTCAATTGcaattaaaaaagtataaaagacAATAcaaaaaaacaaatacaaaacAATCTAAACCTTGACTTGTGAATCTCgcattcattttataattgataCATGAAAACGATAAATTCCATGAAGCTTACCTTTTAGTTAAGTTACATAATCATAATCAtctgaattttcatttattttcaatctaaACTCTATCAACGATTgcatacataatatttaaaattaaatacgatACCGAACGATGACTCAACTCATAGCCCTCTAGCGACAAGTTCAAGAATTACTGCTGCAGCTTGCAACAGACCAGCATCTATAGAAGGTGTACAGTTCATGATTGCGCGCTTATCAAAACGAACAAGTTCTCCCGTCATTCCGAGCCCGCACGGGATTCAGTAACGTTCCTGCTAGCGTAGGAGATAGGAAGAGCTGAAGGAGAGATATATCACGCACATAGTGTTGAGACAGTTGACGCAGTTGAACTGAAAATGTTCACCGGATTAACGAATCAAGTTTCAACATGGATGGGCAAGAAGGCTGAGGAAGGCGGCTCCGAAATGCCTGGCGAGAAGAAGGTTACTTCTCCTGTCGCCGAAGGTGAAGTTCTCGAAGATAGAAAAGATAGGTGAGTATCATCTTATGAACAGTTATTTAATTATCGAACGTTGCAATTCTCCTGATACGATCCCCGTCTCTCTTATTGCATACATTCTGTCTTCCTGGGGTTAATCTCATTTGTGACACGACGATACTTACTATCTTATACATTGCGTTGCAATGTACTGTAATTCGACGCGAATGTTTCTCGCCTGTCAAACTGAAACGGTTGTCGTTAGCCGGAGACGCTCGGTTCACTGCCAATCGAATCTACGATATTTTTCGTGCATTCGTGCGACGCTGCTGAA encodes the following:
- the Acat2 gene encoding acetyl-CoA acetyltransferase 2, whose product is MSASDVVIVSAVRTPIGSFCGSLSSMKASDLGSIVIKESLARANINPSEVSEVILGQVLTAGQGQNPARQASINAGIPVSVPAHLINMLCGSGLKAVINGFLAIKAGESQIVVAGGQENMSQAPHTAYFRNGIKMGECTFSDSLISDGLTDVFHGVHMGVTAENIAKDFKISREEQDEYAAKSQQKVQVAITTGYFNKEIIPIKVPTRKGPIIVSKDEFPKFETTTETLKKLKPAFTKTDGTVTAGNASGINDGAAAVILMSAATAVKKGLTPLGTIVAVAQTGVEPRVMGTGPIPAVEIVLKKANWTKEEVDLYELNEAFASQAIACVRTLNLDTSKVNISGGAIALGHPIGASGTRVLVTLLHALERTGGKKGVAALCIGGGMGIAIAVQRK
- the LOC116427963 gene encoding U7 snRNA-associated Sm-like protein LSm10 — translated: MNQESSGERFNLFNSLAILLKAVENEKTTVDLRNEASVYGTIEHSDAFMNIVMKDCVFTDPRGDSYNYDMFFVQARNIRYVHIPPKIRIIPAIKENIQHLISNKRNVHYTKRTFRSIRTERTQREGLAAMEKILDERKRTDKDSTKRKTEKN